Part of the Lotus japonicus ecotype B-129 chromosome 6, LjGifu_v1.2 genome, GAGTTCTTTCCCAAGTAGTATATGTGTTCGTATCATTTATGATTGACACATTTTGTAGCTAGGTTACGTCATATTTATATCATGTTCTTTCATATTTTGTATCGTATAGGCTTATGCCTTACATCATTGATCTTATTTATCCTTTTTTTCGTGGTTAACATCGTCATCTTCATCTCCCTTTCAAGTGGGACAATGCCTAGGATTGTATAACTACGCATGGTATTATAAACGTAAATGGTTTTTAAGATGTCAGTGTCATGAATTTAATGAACTTCTAGACAACTTGAAGAGTTACAAGTAAAGTCTAGCGAATTTGTCTTGCTACTTGCTTCCATGAAGCTTACATTTGGAAGACTTTTACAAATGACAATTACTGCTCACCTTTACACTCACTTTTTTTTGTGTGGTTAACAAGTATTTTTTCTAATAATTCACTCTTGAAACAACGTGACAAACATTAATATTTTCCATAAAATGTGAGAcgaatattaatattttttaaaataatcggTGAACCAAGGATATTTTAGTCTTTACTCTTCCCTCCACAGACTCCCACTCTGCCCCTCCTCCCCATCTCTCCAAcgacatcctcctcctcattgaTACCGTTGAGGGCGTCCACATCTCTATGTATGTTGTTATTTGGAGCATTTTGACAACTAGAACAACTTCATGGTACAATGTATTTCTCAAATGACCAACACTCGCCGAGAATGATGAAGATCTATGGAAAATCTCATCGACCGCTGCTATTCCCTGGGGGCATCCTTAGCGCTTCTTCCTTGGCTCGGGCCTAGTTCATCTTGCTTGGCTGTAGATATGGGTTTGGGAGATGAAACCCAAGACTGTCATCAGAAAACCTCCCTTTCTATGTCATGAAGATCGTTGATATGGGGATTCTGCCGCTAgtggcaccaccaccaccgtcatcatAGTCGGTTGTGCACTTAAAACAAGGTTTCATAAAGGTTAGTGAAAAACTTTTGTCATTTCAACGCTATTTATTTTGTAAAGCTTCAAACTTTGTTCCAAAACCCTATGGGAGCGGTTCACTTTCCTCATTAGAGTTGCCATTATTGTCGTCGTCGAAGAAAGGTCATATCTTGTCCATGGCAGAGAAAGAGAAGTAGAGTCTCAAAGAAAGGTGAGAATCTCTTGGTGCGACCATGTGTTCCTTTAGCACCCaaggagaaagaagaaaaggaagggTTCTATGGTAGTAGGATATTATTTAATCAAAATGTGTTCCAAATTTTAGATGCTTTTAACGGTCCACTCTAGCCCTTTAACAGAAACTAAGTTTAGATGCTTACCACAATCAAATTAGTATTCAAAATGTGTTCGGTATTACATTCAAAAATAACATAATAAGAAAGGTAAGTCACGCAGATCTTTGATACTTTTGATTTTATCAGATTAACATCCTTTGTATTCggtaaatgaaaaatatttggCTTCATATATTGATATTCCAAAGGCTCTATTTTgctttctcattttcttcaactattttatcttattttatgaTAATAAAATAATGCAGTGCCACCACAGACATAGATAGGTTAAGTTGGAGCTTGAAGCATAAAGTGCCGGCAGAAATTTCAACTATTCACAATTTTTGTAGTGATGATCATGAAAATAGTCTTTCAAATAGCTAGCGGTTCAAATGCTGGTAACAAGACTCCAGAACAGCTAGCCGTATAGTGTCGTGTAAGAGATATAAAACCCAAAACCAAGTCATTTTCACTGATGAACCCGAGAATGAAATGAAGGTTAGCATGTTCATCCTTGACAGAATTTCACTCAATGAATTTTACTGGTTTCCTTTAGGAAAATAAGTTCTTTCACCGCCATTGATAGAAATTATGAGTTAACAAAAGTAGATGAAAGGAGAAAGTGAGTGAAGATGTAATAAAAAAGAAAGTAGGTGGTGAATAtttacaggtattttttttcttttctatcagTAGAGCTTGTTTACTACAACTTTATTAAAAGCTTTAAGTATAGTAAGAGAGACTGGGCAACATACAGCTCCTACATCTACCTTTTATTAAATGACTAGCAAGGCTGCCCAACCATGTAGTTAAAAAAGGAAGAACACTTGAACAGTGGATATAAAACTTAACTGCAATGTCATTCTAAGCAAGAGGGATAGGTTTCAGATTCTTCAATAGCAACCTCATATTAACCAAAATGCACCAAACTCACAAGCAATGCGTTATTTTAGAAGCTAGAGGTCTAGTATCATGCAGTGATTAGAGTTCAATGATTTCCTACATCATGGAAGATGACAATATAATAATGACACTATCCTAAGGATGCAATCTTTCCTCATAACTAAAGTAATAGGCAAGTTAGCTTTCTATTCCCAGCTACTGATTGTTGACAACTTGACAGAAATTACTGATAGAAATACTAGATAGATGCAAATTAAAATCAAGACCAGAACCTGTGTTTCCTTCCCTTCCACTAAATGCATTACACCAAACACATTCATTATCACATTGTAACCTGATTGGTTATCAATAATTTCACATTGTTGGACACATTGTTGGACAGCACAAAAAGACACACAAACACCAAAAGGTTAACTTCAGCAGCATAGCCAATATACAAATTAACAGAGTTAATACATTAATAAACTTCAGTTAATCTAGAACTTCACCTAGCAAGCCTCAGTATCAACTTAAATATAATGTTCGAAGTTCCCGGATGAATGCAGACAAAGCTCAGGACCAGAAATATAAAAACCAATCAGAAACAATATCTTATCCACCTCCTATCTATAACAATACTTCATCATAGACCTAGAACACCTACCAGACTTAAACCATATCGGCATATCCCCCTTGACAAGTATCACCAATTTTGCATTAGATACACAACCAAATGTGAACTAATCACAGGTCACATGAACAAGCATATAACATAATGATGGAAAAGCAAATCTTCCAGATAAAAAGATTACAAAGATAATAACACTACCATATGTCGCGATTAGTTTAATTTCCATCTAGTTATCACATATCCCTAGTTGAATTCAGCATTCAGCATTGGAACAGAACGATCAATACAGAAAATCGACACCGCCATTACTAGGGTTTTCCAATTACATATTAAAACAACACAAATACAcgaaattcaaaattaaacaaGTGATCATCAAGAAACGAACACTAATACAGGGCAAGAGTTTGCACCATTTCGGCATCATCTACATTCAATTTAACTATGATATTCTCATTATTAACAATCCACATAAAATCCCAAATTCCTCATACCGAACCCTTGGCCGGAGCCTCAGCGGCGGGGATCTTGACGTAGCCGGTCTTCTTGGGGCTGTCGACCTCCTCGTCATCGGAGAGATCGCCGTACACGGCGGCGCGGTAGTCGTAACGGGCGGAGAAGACGGACCAGACGAGGTACATGGTAGCGGCGGTGAGAGCGCCGCATCCAAGGCCGAAGAGGAGGGCAAGCGCGACGCTGAGGATGTCCTTGGTGCGGTCACGGAGGGAGGTGAAGTCGTAGTAAGGAGCGGTGGAGAACCCTAAGGGGCCGCGTGGGAGAGACGCGCCGTGTTGGGGTTCGATTTGTTGGTGGTGGTTTTGGGGGTGGTCGAAGAAGATGTCGTAGGGTTTGTCGTTGATGTAGAGAGGGGTGAGGGATCGGATCTCGGTGATGGTGGCGAAGGTGTTGGAGGAAGGGTTGCGGAAGGAGTAGGAGGAGATGATGAAGCTGCGGCAGGGGCgtgcggtggcggtggcggagagggagaggaggaggatgacGGCGGCGATCGGGATGCGGCGGAGGAGAGAAGCCATGGGTCTGAGTCTGAGAGAGAGATGTAgagaaatttgaaattgaaattgaaattgaacaaGACAAGAAGGGTTGAAGGGAAGATAAGGAAATTTATGGAAGACAAAATGCCAAAAGGATGTAAATTCCAAAGGTCTAGGTCAAAATTACCCTTCTTAATCAATTTTCAAATgtctcattttattttatttgtaaggcctgcttttttattttgtgtggTTACATGTGGAAAAGGCCTGCTTCATTCTAAAATGAAATTATAGGttgatttttttggttacaaattaTAGGTTGATTTACACATTTGGGAATGAATTTTTTAAGATAAATATCATTCTTATTCTTCacattagtttcaaaaaaaaaagtcacactgacttaatttttttgaattaaaaaattagttAGTATCTAACTATCTATAAACAAATTATGTCCTAAATTTAATCTATTCATCTCTCTGCTTTTAAATATCTATTGAATTTCCCATGTAtttcttaataattttttactaTCTCTTTTATAAATATGAGAGcaagttagaaaaaaaaaattaatattttgtagATATATATTATAAAGAACTTATATTTAAGAATaagagaaactttaaaaaaTGGCTTCTAACATCTTTGATTTTTACTTTGTCAAAACACATTATTTTGAAAAACCATGTGTAGTTGTGTTGCTGGTTGTTTATACTAGAACTCTTTCTTTTCTCCTACTTTAACAATGTTTGGGTGGAATCCTTTAGGAGTTTAGGTCTTTTTTCTATTATTCAATCTAACAATTGGCCTCGACGCCTCCTCCTCCTACTCCTCCTAGCATCCTCATCCTGTCCTccccttccttcttctttatatatGAAGTAATTAATTTCAGAAAAATAATAACGTGTGTATGAATACTAATTGAGCTAATGTGAgagtattaattttaatttaccCCAACCTATAATAAGAGACTTGCTCGCTTTTCTCTCAAAATGAGTACTAACATCGGTTAACACTTGCGCTGTTAATAGATATGGAACCTTGGTGCTTTTGTTTAAATGTGGATGGAAATATTTTTAATGGAAAACAAACATGATCTTATCTTATCTTGATTTATTAATTTGAAGGGTACAACTATAATCAATTATTATGTTTTTACacaaatatcaaaaaaaaaaatagaacgtACAAATATCAAAACTTTaagaataaatttttaataatatatatatatatctgtgtGCGTGTGCGTGTGTTaagactttttcttttttgaaaatgtgtgttaagacttaagagtgtgtttgtttcatttttttcaaataagtcacttttttaattaaaaaaatcattttcttaattttaagaTAATTATTTCAGTTTTCAGCTTTTTAATAAatcatcatttaaaaaaaatctaaaattaaattatttagggttaatcgtctacttagCCCCTGTcattgtctcgccgtctgaaattagtccctccccagAAAAAttacaaatctgggtcctctcgtttgcaataagtctggagtAGGTCCTCGCCGAAttccggagctccggcgagtgatgaattggCACGGTGACTGGATAAATGAGGCTGACGTgtcaagaaaaaaatataaaaaattataaatcaattttatttaattaacggtccctaattaacaaaaataaaactaattaaaaaatgtaatcctaaattaattaacaaaatcaaattctccTTATCTCTTCTCTACCATCAATCAAAACCAGAAAATAATcctaaacccagaaaaacaTCTCACATGCTAGAAAATTCAGAACAATGTCCAGACTCCAGAATCCAAACGGAAATCTTTAATATGCACAATCTTTAATCAGATATGGGTTCATCCTCATCCCCAACTCCTCCCTCTCAATCTTcccaacaactaaaacaacAAATTGTTTAGTTTGTCAGAAGAGAGTTGCCTTCCTTGATCAGTACAGTCATTTGATTTATATACGCTTTGGGTTCTTTCCCAACAATTTCTGGAGTTGCAAAAGAATACCTTATATGCAATGcacatgtaaataaaaaaacCGCATAACACGATGAAATGGAAATCTATACTTATCAGCAAGGCTATTTGTAATACAACAATGGGTACAAAAATGCACCCTTCAAATTAACCGAAAAGGAACTACTGAAGAAACCAATATCAACACTCTCTTCAATggaggccaccagaaattccaCATTTTTGGGTATTACAATTGAACCACCCCCAACCCCAACGAACCCACACCCCGTCCCCACCGCAACCATGAACCACCCCCACCGTAACCCACACCAGCAATCCACAACCCATCCCTACTGCAACCTCTTCCCTCAACCAGATCTACCTCACTGATCACCCCATCTCCCTCCCCTGAACCTCATGATACTCAGATCCATGACATGATTACCAGCAacagcaagaagaagaagatgaagggatAAAAAGCCAACCAGAAATTGATATATCAAGTGATAAAAATCCAAATACATCTACAAAAACCCAACAATCAAACCCCAAATCGCAGAGACTGAGGTAGCAAAACCCATAACTCCAACTTCAACAACCATTCTCGTTTAAGCTCAACAAAGCTTCGAATCTGCTTCAGCAACAACGGTTCTACTTCTGCACCTTcgaatcaccaccaccaccaatttGCCCTGGTGGCTCTGACGGAGATCGAAGCGGAGAAACCCACCCCTGAAACACATCCCCACCCTCACTCGCAACCCAACCCACCCTCGTTCCCACTCTCTCTCGCAACCTACGCCACCCCAATCCGGCGACCTTTACCCCAAATTGCGCAGCAACAGAACTGGGCGGTGGAGGACGATTCGCAGATCTAAAAGATGAGAAGATGAGAAGGCGCTGAAAGGTTTGAGGTGAGAAGGTGAGAAGATGCTGAAAAAGGTTCTGGACTTCTGGgtttgagaggaagaagaagcaattgatttagggttttttaatttttattatttttggggAAATTGATTTATTAATTAGATTATTAGGTTAGATTTATTAATAGATTTAATATTAGTTAATTTGATTAATAAATCTgacttgttattttttttatttttttaaatccacataAGCTTACTAACACAGTCACCATGccaattcatcactcgccggagctccgggctccggcgaggacctgctccagacttattgcaaacgagaggacccagatttgtaaattttcaggggagggactaatttcagacggcgagacaaagacaggggccaagtagacgattaacacAATTATTTAAGTAAACTACTTTAGTTCATTTTTAAGAAAAAtctcatttcaaaaaaattataaggaAAATCTattatgaaatttgaaaataaggaAATATTACGGGACAACAATATCCTTAAATTAATTACAATATGACAATCACTACCCCCTTGACCTAGCTACCTATAATTCGTTTAACCTTCCTCATTGACTCTTCTTTCATTCTTggtcctttttaaaaaaaaaaattcttggtcaaaaaaaaaaaatatcgttGCATATTAGTCAATACTCACTGCTCCAAGACTTGTTCTCATCATTCATCAAGGGAGATTAATTTTTCTCTTTCAATTGTTTACCCTTTTATATATTAGTGGTTAAATATTAACGTTGGTGCATGTATGTTCTTTTGAATCATTATGTTCCATTTGTACGTCGTTCGGCTGCTGCCTGCTGTGTGATAGTTCATAGTTATCCCAATATGTGTAAAGTTGCAATATTTTAATATTCCAACGGTTATGATTTATTCTtatgttcttatataagaacatttttctcataaaatacatcatttatatatatatatatatatacatgtattTTTGTTATGTAGATTTTTGGCAGACAAATGAGTCCAAGGCAATTTAGGAGTCGAATATATTCGAATCACTTTTAGGCTCTTTGGGAAAATCTAAGTGTCAATTTTGATCGATACAAATGATAGGAGTTTTTGCACAGATTTAAATAATTTGAAGAACTTGAAGAATTAGTAGAATTCAcaagtaaaagaaaaattgtaaagaaaaataaaagaaaagagtaAACAAAAGTAAAGAAATTgcattgaaataaattgaagatCACTCTACTTTTATCATTTGCTTGTTTGTCCCACATGTTGGAGGAAGTGAGGAACCCATGTTGGATGTATAAGCGTGTGAGAATTTTCGAGCAAAAGAACTCTTCCACAACAAGACCAATCTCTATTatttaaaggcttaaataagtttttggtctctAACCTTAatcaaatgcttggttttcgtccctcgctggagtaaaggtgggttttagtccctaacctttgccaaaatgtttggttttcatccctccggagctctgagtcaacaccggagctccggtggcccatgtggcaatgccacataggATTAATGAAGTCAggtgttattattatttaaaaaaaaaacagattaaAAATAGGATCCAGATTCAGcgtcttcctcctccttccccATCTTCAAATCCCACAATCCAACCTCACCCAGCAACAATCCTCTTCACTCGCTCAAATCCCACAAGACCAGCAGCAGCCACTGATTCTTCCTCAAAATCGCATTTTTTAACAACCCATTCCCCCAAATCCAACCTTTTATTCACTGTCAAAACCCATGGCTATGGCATCCTCAGAGCCCCAACCCAGATCCATTCGAAACCCCATCTCTCAAAGCCCCAACCCAGATCTGGACACTATGGTGGCTGGCCTCCACGAAGATGGTGGTGGCGACGCGATTTCCACTAAAGCTTGCATCACCGCACCAAGCCACCACGACGTTCGTCTCTTCCTCCGGTTTCAGGAACAAGGACGAAATTCTGGATCTTTGTCACAAACATGTTGTTTGGAAGGTTAATGGGTTGTAGGCGAAGATGATGACGCAAAGGCACACCAAAACGCTGCATTTGGAAGGCCAAATTGTTTGGGTTTTGCAATTGAGGAACAGAAAAATCCATGTGAGGAAACATGGTTGTTCTTGGCTTCACAGAACGAAGGAGAAGGTTAGAGAGAAATTGGTGATGAGGCTTTGTGAGGCACCAGTTGGAGGGAGTCATTAGGAACCAATGAAGGCCTTGGTAAATTGGTACTCATGTGCTGATACAGTGTTCCCCCATCCCCTATTTTGACTATGTTTCTCTTTTATGTTTCTCATTAGCTATGTTTTTCCCCTGTAATTGGTTTTGGcgttttcttccttttctcttGAGTCTGTACATATACTTGGTTTGACACTTTCTTGTGCTTTTTTATATACAAATTGTCTTatccaaaaagaaaaattgctCTTGTTATTGCTGTTGTTGAAGATTTGGTTTTGGTGTTGTGTTTGGCGTTGAATGATTTGGGAGGAAGGATCTAGAAATATGGGAGTGGTCTGTTGTTTTTGTTGCTGGGTTCAGTAGATGAGGaaggatgatgatggtgatgatgatgatgaagaaatattgGTGAGggctttaattaattaaaaaggaGGTTAATTAGTGAGTTAAGGGTTTTTAATTACTGagttaatttccttttttttttaaataaaataaaaataacacctGGCGCCATTAATcccatgtggcaatgccacatgggtcaccggagctccggcgttgacccaaaatttcggagggatgaaaaccaaaccttttgacaaaggttagggactaaaacccacattTGCTCCGgcaagggacgaaaaccaagcatttggtaaaggttagggaccaaaaacttatttaagccttatttAAACTCTAAGCTTACAAACCGAAAAACAACGGTAAAATAACCCCAATCTAGCATGTGTCATAAACACCTAAGTACCTAACTAACAACTTGTTGATTGTCTTTCATGTGTCATTCGACCAATATCTTCAATGATTTCCAAGTgttttttaaccaaaatttcTTGCTTTAAATAACTAAGGTCCCGTTTGGGGTGGTTTTTAGTTTTATATTTCAAATCTTTAAAAACCAaaactagttttcagttttataaatctagtttttattttttaaggttttcaattttaaaaaagtagtaaattttttaaatccatAGTAATCACAACAATTATCAACTTTATGAATTCACAACAATAAAATGTAGAGGCGAAATTATAATGGAGGGGTTAGGTAGCAGTGGGGGGTAGAGTTTCAATGTTACCTAGTGGCGGTGATAATGAcgatggggggggggggggtgggggATGgagggtggtagtggtggtgaaggtggtggCAATGGCAGTGGCGTCGGTGACGCCAGTGGAGGTGGCATGCGGGTGGAGACGCCAATgcctgtaaggcccaagttttaacgctttggataagtgaataaaataaaagagttatttgattaagataatttgggaaggaaagaggttcaggaaaagtccaagaatgtatcgaaaaaccgaaagagttatagcacgactaacatacgcttaatcctaggtcaaaggtattagtgaatagttaatttacgctttaggacacgatggaaactaattccaaaaatcctcagagaaatgttagaacttctcttttccgtccttaaacaaccatttcgatgcgaaatcctggaaagtacgaacgtcaaattccaattctcggaagtttgccgaaacggaatccctgatagttcgaaaaacctaagatcgacagacgatgaagactttttctatccggaaactcaaatgaagatttcacccgcgttctcctatttctctcatcattcctaatctttcttcagaaggaagttttctcatccgacaatcactgcaaaaagtagtttttcgggataaaccgacttacaccgacttatgccgattttggatcttttggtttaattccaagaatcctgttttgagttctggaattctgtcgccagaacctatcttagaatgcgcagaggaacgcgcaggaaaaatcggaatcgcaaaaaaatcatttttccgttttttccaaaacctataaatagttgaaaaattagattttttgagaaaaaaacccattttcccccacccaaaaccgcgagttcctagagagagagagagatccggatcttcgtcgtttcttgcccgtttgcttcaccgttcgtcactaatcgaagacctcgaggtaggtaatctatactctccttcgaatcgtcgtttctgtccatttctcctgcgactttctgagttcaaaattttgaggtttttgaaaaactgttcaaatcagctgatttcagcgtctaaacttcttccctgcatgctcctgagcgtgttctgcggattagattttgtcaaatgtcgacgaaatgccgccgggatcaatttctaccctaaatacccatttttcggcaaagtcgcaacctttaagctctaatctatcgacttggcttagtgctagtaggatttgtcgtcataaacgtcgttgtggacgtctccatccaatctgtttttcaaaaatccaattttgaaattttgagctaaaaataatgaccaaactacccctatatcagttttcgatccgaaaatttttccgagcttagaaccgtcttagttacggcttatgttaacctaggaaccaagtttgatcgaagaaaaatcgaccctcccaattaaggaaagtggccgagagctataccaagggggaaggaaatccgactttttcgaaaacttgtcttaacgcgttagattgtcgtaccacagagtttgtaatgtaacgtgtaaccctaggacttattgcttgctgagtttctgactcaatgtgttgatttctgtgattttggcttaaggttcttttgaggagtttcctggagatcaaggcgaggaacgtgaaggaggttgtgaggaaaacgctggaggagttacaggtgagggctactctctgaattactagataatgctttaggtgtcgatgaaattcgacttgatttatgtgttatgcacctaattgctaaatgtctgaaatgatttctgaggcttcggccgaacttgttgagtatttgatgccatgatattgtgtgctaaatgattcacatgctatgtgctacatggttaacttaggatgtgttggaatatgctgtttatgcttttgactgagctgttttatttatgctattccacttgtacctgagattctgaggagtgaggattacgggcaagtcatgccgaatttttatgagattttgagagagtttgaaaggacgaacgaagttcggaccttgttatattttaatggatcgagaccttctcagaaattaattgggattatgggatccctgaaactcataggaagtatcataagactaaacgaaatctattttctcaaaggaaattcataagacattaatcaatctctaaaccccttgaacaatgataacaacatttagataagagcttagagcctgaatattagtcttgaagatatgagaagtgtcgtcgagtccaagtcttgaggaaacttacaagtttccgagtatgcttatactctttcgctcgatgagcagtttaatgtttggctatctaaagtttagccggagactataagtttccaagtacttcggtaccttttcgctcgatgagcagtttattgattggctatctaaagtttagccgggaaccatgagttccaaagtatcttcttcttatttttgattaattcattttgtcgcagaatcgacatttgccttagggtaggctttttagagacaataagttagctagaacacgtgacgacgtgtcgagtgaggtcggagacgttgtttggctaatcacttgcattcatgcactcattttgaggttaatacacggcggattaccggacctcggtggattccaaaatggtcataagacccggatttccatatttaggacactacggtggtcctcagtagcagacggaatggcagacctacgggttcactgctgatctgactacttttgtgtggtgtaagagacacgcgagcaggaaggtacccaccgtggctggtgttagggccgtctcgttgatgtccatccttcttccggaatgcattttgttacccagcattgcatttcatgcaacatacatgctaacttagttgctgagtgtgattggtaactgtttatcctatttttgaggcatgctacttgtttttatggctctttatatttattgtgatacatgcaaccctaggaagctatcccaaaacttataagcctgagaggctagtatttattatcctataattatatctggttttattaattatataattctttggagttgaccctcgcgtctgctgtgtgtgtttgggcggactacgccatttgtcagatgagtatgggggattggtttaccatggtcagcccgtcaggggggaccaggtacgagatgcttgaccaagacgacccaggtgcatgggtggtcgatcccgagggccaccgtgcgacctacaccggtcggatcatggaggaccgtgtcgatcgattcggacgcttgacggagggagtgatgaggaggcacatagtgagcttcaacctgcctccaggagtacactgtggacccggcttgggagtacctccaccgccaccatctccttcagatgatgaggacccttctgaggagttgccagtaggtggggcttcgacggagtctagtccgtctactgctgctgctgtcgttgcggatctcgttccgggccccgagcccgagagtccagtgcgggagcgcattagggtggacagagagggcagtgttgagtacgtcgacctagtcgtcctggatgcagattcggatgacgaccgcgctagcatgtaggatcgagtgctagtgtgggctcctcgggtagggatagtgtaggagttgtgtcgatgctctgaccgtcatgcttccgttttggggacagggtagttttcctaccggtagcttttgtgtggtttcctatgga contains:
- the LOC130724010 gene encoding uncharacterized protein LOC130724010, producing the protein MASLLRRIPIAAVILLLSLSATATARPCRSFIISSYSFRNPSSNTFATITEIRSLTPLYINDKPYDIFFDHPQNHHQQIEPQHGASLPRGPLGFSTAPYYDFTSLRDRTKDILSVALALLFGLGCGALTAATMYLVWSVFSARYDYRAAVYGDLSDDEEVDSPKKTGYVKIPAAEAPAKGSV